In a genomic window of Occallatibacter riparius:
- a CDS encoding CHAT domain-containing protein has protein sequence MAPFTAIVDGEHILEVLKNGTPNDRRQLVEALPDNKMRDASLGLVCSDNPSIVVLGLTSMIIPYCAGQNLAVGAALAHAVHSYALEIFEKGGSHGLLPMTMSNLAYQYVNALNSLGRFDEVLAFTDQYIPYYEKLNEAQNLPSIKAARINALINVRRIDEADEMLKDSHLRGNWATDIEIKRLETQVALLKDSITNVRRAITPEQSRAASLDTMLRAVQSAIGQTVELKDDRENLLKALDSFDKNKKLDVSSPTGFRALSELLDEGEAFLAGGRQEAGEWAIKKKIRDASAIFVLEASPAVDKLERSLTSLTEALRMAEVGNLIAEQNDALWGIYLCHSRLKEPSEAADALLRLQKNLEAVRGGIKNPVERGGIFANYPHLFDALCDHLQQAARAEELLSAIEASKGRGIADILTERSEGVITDSSIYTAVRALPTLARRHTFHYLTYYVDTDRTYAVLVSKDGDIYQLGPIPISKQYIRDASRFVDPRTWGQAVEYDPSLLVEDTSETLAPLVEVLTPLLEKGMVSVGDHISYSADDSFSNIPLHYLKFRDKRLIDFFSVSRVHNAFHLRQVLTKDAVKRPSRCAAFVVPLQADLTSDVGRMRRENQLRPAAWLTRHLKGVLLENTNVSLMQLASMDMQNKVVQFSTHGIFPRDDEAQNPFRKSGLVLSDGKALPDPDDVAEGATDCLLTPSNIFEMKLKFTNSHVSLMACVSGLSREGLGGDALGMDWAFIQAGAASLLSSHWYVSASLAADFFIRFYERWITGSESRAQAFRNTALSLCAEKGPKAELRSWAAFSLTGDWR, from the coding sequence ATGGCTCCATTCACAGCAATAGTCGACGGAGAACATATCTTGGAGGTCTTGAAAAACGGGACTCCGAATGATCGCAGACAACTCGTCGAGGCCTTGCCAGATAACAAAATGAGAGATGCGTCTCTCGGACTAGTGTGCTCCGATAATCCGAGCATCGTTGTCTTGGGTCTGACGTCAATGATCATTCCGTACTGCGCGGGTCAGAACCTGGCCGTTGGTGCGGCGCTTGCTCATGCTGTCCACTCCTATGCCCTTGAGATTTTCGAAAAGGGCGGGAGCCATGGCCTTCTTCCCATGACCATGAGCAACTTGGCGTATCAATATGTCAATGCTCTAAACTCGCTGGGTCGATTTGACGAAGTCCTCGCATTTACCGATCAATACATTCCTTACTATGAGAAGTTGAACGAAGCCCAGAACCTTCCGAGCATAAAAGCAGCTCGCATCAATGCGCTGATAAATGTCCGCCGGATCGATGAGGCCGACGAGATGTTGAAGGATTCGCATCTACGCGGCAACTGGGCCACCGACATTGAGATCAAAAGGCTTGAAACTCAGGTGGCGCTGTTGAAAGACTCGATAACCAACGTCCGCCGTGCCATTACCCCGGAACAATCACGAGCAGCCAGTCTGGATACCATGCTTCGCGCCGTTCAGAGCGCGATAGGACAAACTGTAGAGCTAAAAGACGATCGCGAAAACCTGCTAAAAGCTCTGGACAGTTTTGATAAGAACAAGAAGCTCGATGTATCGAGTCCCACGGGGTTCCGCGCGCTCTCCGAACTTCTTGACGAAGGCGAAGCATTCCTCGCCGGCGGGCGCCAGGAGGCAGGTGAATGGGCGATCAAGAAGAAGATTCGTGACGCGTCGGCAATTTTTGTTCTTGAGGCAAGTCCGGCGGTCGACAAGCTTGAACGCTCTTTGACGAGTTTGACCGAGGCGTTGCGCATGGCTGAAGTTGGCAACTTGATTGCCGAACAAAATGACGCTCTGTGGGGTATCTATTTGTGTCATAGCCGATTGAAGGAACCATCCGAAGCTGCCGATGCGCTACTGAGGCTTCAAAAGAACCTTGAGGCAGTACGAGGTGGGATCAAGAATCCGGTGGAGAGAGGCGGAATCTTTGCGAACTACCCGCACCTTTTCGATGCCCTTTGCGATCACCTTCAACAAGCTGCGCGCGCTGAAGAACTATTGAGCGCGATCGAAGCATCGAAGGGGCGGGGTATTGCGGACATTCTTACTGAAAGGTCCGAGGGAGTAATTACTGATTCGAGCATCTATACTGCCGTTCGTGCACTGCCAACGCTGGCCCGTCGTCACACATTCCATTATCTGACATACTACGTCGACACCGACCGCACATATGCTGTACTCGTGAGCAAGGACGGGGACATTTACCAACTCGGCCCGATTCCGATTTCGAAACAGTACATTCGAGATGCATCGCGATTTGTTGACCCGCGGACTTGGGGACAAGCGGTCGAATATGATCCGTCACTTTTGGTTGAGGACACCTCTGAGACCCTGGCGCCCCTCGTTGAGGTTCTCACGCCTTTGCTGGAGAAGGGCATGGTCTCCGTCGGAGATCACATAAGCTATTCGGCAGATGACAGCTTTAGCAATATTCCGTTGCATTATTTGAAATTCAGAGATAAACGCTTGATCGACTTCTTTTCGGTGTCGCGAGTCCACAACGCTTTCCATCTTCGGCAGGTGCTGACAAAGGACGCCGTGAAGCGGCCCTCACGGTGTGCAGCCTTTGTCGTACCGCTGCAAGCTGACCTGACTAGCGACGTGGGAAGAATGCGCCGCGAGAACCAACTTCGACCAGCGGCATGGCTCACCAGACATCTCAAAGGAGTATTGCTGGAGAACACCAATGTGTCATTGATGCAATTGGCGTCGATGGATATGCAAAACAAAGTCGTCCAATTCTCGACTCACGGAATCTTTCCGCGAGATGATGAGGCGCAGAATCCGTTTAGAAAATCGGGGCTTGTTTTGTCTGACGGGAAGGCCTTGCCAGATCCAGACGATGTGGCAGAAGGCGCAACAGACTGCCTGCTAACCCCGTCGAACATTTTTGAGATGAAGCTGAAGTTTACGAACAGCCACGTATCCCTTATGGCTTGTGTAAGCGGCCTCTCTCGTGAGGGCCTCGGAGGTGACGCGCTCGGCATGGATTGGGCGTTCATTCAAGCTGGCGCTGCAAGCTTGCTTTCGAGCCATTGGTATGTAAGCGCAAGTCTGGCTGCTGACTTCTTTATCCGCTTTTACGAACGCTGGATCACTGGCAGTGAAAGCCGTGCGCAGGCATTTCGGAATACCGCGCTCAGCCTTTGCGCCGAAAAAGGCCCCAAAGCCGAACTGCGCAGTTGGGCTGCGTTCAGCCTGACCGGTGATTGGCGGTGA
- a CDS encoding helix-turn-helix domain-containing protein, with protein METLGAFIRRTRDEKDISLREFARRLGVSAAFASDVELGRRFPSDDMLEKIAAVLGSELTTLRKLDTRAPVDDLKRLSETDPTFGVAFRKLVERKVDPEDLLAWVQAHPKHKKS; from the coding sequence ATGGAAACGCTTGGAGCTTTCATTCGACGAACGAGAGATGAAAAAGACATTTCTCTACGAGAGTTTGCGAGGCGTCTGGGGGTTTCCGCTGCATTTGCGTCTGATGTCGAGCTTGGGAGACGCTTTCCCTCGGATGACATGCTGGAGAAAATCGCCGCCGTTCTAGGGAGTGAACTCACGACCTTACGGAAGTTGGATACTCGTGCTCCGGTTGACGACTTGAAGCGTCTCAGCGAGACAGATCCCACCTTCGGGGTAGCTTTTCGGAAGCTAGTCGAGAGGAAAGTGGATCCGGAAGATCTGTTGGCATGGGTTCAAGCACATCCAAAGCACAAGAAATCATGA
- a CDS encoding ComEC/Rec2 family competence protein: MGNNNDGFALPIQGYVQWPVGTGDSTTVCMAEDMVMQVDIHHLGLAEREGDPHVPIVDRLIEHLPKRGKRPYLAVFVLTHPDEDHCLGFQKLLANVEIGELWFSPRVFREYKKDLCDDALTFREEAVRRVRKTIQSNGDVSSGDRVRIIGYDDLLREDEYKQFPKGCFSVPGHEVVEFDGVDLSDRCRVFLHAPFKDSAEEERNDCSVAMQIRLDVEGAYSYLMLLADHCYPTVKRIFEVSNAEDVKWHILLAPHHCSKSVMYWKDPGNDSETLKQDVLDLIEGAAQNPGYIIASSEPIPGSNQSGDCPPHAKAKARYQEIAPTDFLCTHEHPGQDQPQPIVFEATNNGFVYLKPAARAKQSTTATLTSAVSAARGSSAPPSSRVGFGDK, from the coding sequence ATGGGAAACAATAACGACGGATTTGCCCTTCCGATTCAGGGGTATGTGCAGTGGCCCGTTGGAACCGGGGACAGCACAACGGTATGCATGGCGGAAGACATGGTCATGCAGGTTGATATCCACCATTTGGGTCTCGCTGAGAGAGAAGGCGACCCTCACGTTCCGATTGTCGATCGGCTGATCGAGCATCTGCCCAAGCGAGGAAAACGCCCCTATCTTGCTGTCTTTGTGTTGACTCATCCCGATGAGGATCACTGTCTCGGGTTCCAGAAGCTCTTGGCCAATGTCGAGATTGGCGAACTCTGGTTCAGTCCACGAGTCTTTCGCGAATACAAGAAGGATTTGTGCGATGATGCGCTGACATTTCGGGAGGAAGCCGTTCGCCGGGTTCGCAAGACTATTCAATCCAATGGAGATGTTTCCAGCGGAGACCGAGTCCGTATCATCGGCTATGACGACCTGCTTAGGGAAGACGAGTACAAACAGTTCCCAAAGGGCTGTTTCTCGGTGCCGGGCCATGAGGTGGTGGAGTTCGACGGTGTCGATCTGAGTGACCGTTGCCGCGTATTCCTCCATGCGCCGTTCAAAGATTCCGCTGAAGAAGAACGTAATGATTGTTCCGTCGCAATGCAGATCCGCCTGGATGTAGAGGGCGCTTACTCTTATCTGATGCTACTTGCCGATCACTGCTATCCCACAGTGAAGCGCATCTTCGAGGTCAGCAATGCGGAAGACGTCAAGTGGCACATTCTCCTTGCACCGCATCATTGTTCAAAATCCGTGATGTACTGGAAAGACCCCGGAAATGACAGCGAAACCCTCAAGCAGGATGTTCTCGATCTGATCGAAGGTGCAGCCCAGAATCCTGGATATATCATCGCCAGCAGCGAACCGATTCCGGGATCCAACCAGTCAGGCGATTGCCCTCCACACGCGAAAGCCAAAGCCCGGTATCAGGAAATCGCGCCCACTGACTTTCTGTGCACGCACGAACATCCGGGGCAGGATCAGCCGCAACCGATTGTGTTCGAGGCCACAAACAACGGCTTCGTTTATCTGAAACCGGCTGCACGGGCAAAGCAGAGCACGACGGCAACTCTCACATCGGCCGTATCGGCTGCACGCGGTTCGTCAGCTCCACCTTCTTCTCGCGTAGGTTTCGGAGACAAGTAA
- a CDS encoding ThiF family adenylyltransferase: MLQGPKTALEQVRAIASAPGSPLELLEFDEVDDGGLHIHVSIDCSGIPHHQGGMPLRARERFHILVPKGFPFEVPVLVVSHKRFLGFPHVYWGYYLCLYQAPETEWNPSDGMLGFTERVDLFLRNAAAGTLDRVGAPMHPPTTPASRRNDLPTVIPKADTPPTEGHTWFGFATIENISRRRIDITGWKSILDEEWPDGPVAAAVLLNGPLSHQFPSTIGELITALQERGVNRNTLSLLLRCGLIQTEADAPLLLIIGAPMRGIKGAEGPKQHLTAWWIDPETANRLRLAMPKTTDSEELRSLRADFEHTYFTILEQQRVHWCPLFEDRPEIIVRRDGGTPAGWFRGKSVTVWGCGAIGAQIAEGVARAGAARLNLYDNARIKPGVLLRQPYDDVEVGDFKADALKQRLQRIRPDLMIHAQVADVRQGVLDREDWHDGADIVFDATASRSVLAKLEWTRKTHFHRVPIISLVFGPRARKGMLLVVGPGHSGGPFDASRSAKLRLLTDKRGKKYLEDFFPQTAGHAFQPEPGCSEPTFIGSYSDVASLSHLMLNAVPEILESLHPSEAEARFYSPSIDAPDNTGQLRYRIDGRLQSHDLTSGFEIRISRSAWLQMQRHINQSAWRFGRRVETGGILLGERDESLKLMWVDEFSAPPRDSTLTATEFICGTEGTAKLHEQRNRVSRGSVRYVGMWHTHPDSLPVPSATDIQAMALLSDETGGLLAHSLMIIIGTPYQRLALATYAFSQAELREGRFTRLCAVSHPPSALQAAGS, from the coding sequence ATGCTTCAGGGCCCAAAAACAGCTCTCGAGCAGGTTCGAGCGATCGCGTCGGCTCCAGGAAGCCCGCTCGAGTTACTCGAATTCGATGAGGTGGACGATGGAGGCCTCCATATTCACGTCAGCATAGACTGCTCTGGCATTCCTCACCATCAAGGGGGAATGCCCTTACGTGCTCGCGAACGCTTTCATATCCTCGTGCCGAAGGGATTTCCGTTTGAAGTTCCAGTGCTTGTGGTCTCCCACAAGCGCTTTCTCGGCTTTCCGCATGTCTATTGGGGCTATTATCTCTGCCTCTATCAGGCACCGGAAACGGAGTGGAATCCGTCCGATGGGATGTTGGGCTTTACTGAGCGGGTTGATCTGTTCCTGCGAAACGCGGCGGCAGGCACACTCGATCGTGTTGGAGCTCCAATGCATCCGCCTACTACGCCGGCGTCGCGAAGGAATGATCTTCCGACAGTGATCCCCAAAGCAGACACACCGCCGACCGAAGGACATACCTGGTTTGGATTCGCGACTATCGAGAACATTTCTCGGCGCCGCATTGACATTACGGGCTGGAAATCGATTCTTGATGAAGAGTGGCCCGATGGTCCTGTAGCTGCCGCTGTACTGCTGAACGGTCCTCTGAGTCATCAATTCCCGTCAACAATTGGAGAATTGATCACTGCGCTCCAAGAGCGGGGCGTAAATCGCAATACCCTCAGTCTTCTCCTTAGATGTGGATTGATACAAACTGAGGCTGATGCGCCCCTGTTGCTCATCATCGGTGCACCGATGCGCGGTATCAAAGGTGCGGAAGGGCCGAAGCAGCATTTGACCGCTTGGTGGATCGATCCCGAGACTGCCAACAGACTGCGGCTCGCAATGCCGAAAACTACCGATTCTGAGGAGCTTCGCAGCCTGCGGGCGGATTTTGAACACACCTATTTCACAATACTTGAGCAACAGCGAGTTCATTGGTGTCCTCTCTTCGAAGACAGGCCTGAAATCATCGTTCGGCGCGACGGCGGAACCCCGGCCGGTTGGTTCCGCGGCAAATCAGTGACAGTATGGGGATGCGGAGCGATCGGAGCACAGATCGCTGAGGGAGTTGCACGAGCCGGCGCTGCGCGATTGAACCTCTACGACAACGCCCGCATCAAGCCCGGAGTCCTCCTGCGACAACCGTATGACGATGTGGAAGTCGGCGACTTCAAAGCCGACGCTCTCAAACAGCGTCTTCAGCGGATTCGCCCAGACCTTATGATTCACGCGCAAGTAGCGGACGTGAGGCAAGGCGTTCTCGATCGAGAGGACTGGCACGATGGCGCCGATATTGTTTTTGATGCCACGGCGTCTCGTTCGGTATTAGCAAAGCTCGAGTGGACGAGAAAGACACATTTCCATCGAGTGCCCATCATCTCCCTGGTCTTTGGTCCACGAGCGCGGAAAGGGATGCTTCTCGTCGTAGGGCCCGGACATTCAGGCGGGCCGTTCGATGCTAGTCGATCAGCGAAGCTTCGACTTCTGACAGACAAGCGAGGCAAGAAGTACCTGGAAGACTTCTTCCCGCAAACCGCTGGACACGCGTTTCAGCCAGAACCGGGCTGCTCGGAACCAACATTCATTGGCTCTTATTCTGATGTCGCCTCTCTCTCGCACTTGATGTTGAACGCGGTCCCTGAGATCCTCGAATCGCTCCACCCCTCTGAGGCTGAAGCGCGATTTTACTCTCCCTCGATTGACGCGCCAGACAACACGGGCCAGCTTCGCTACCGCATTGACGGGCGGCTGCAGAGCCACGACCTAACCAGCGGATTTGAGATTCGGATTAGTAGAAGTGCTTGGCTTCAAATGCAACGGCATATCAATCAAAGCGCATGGCGTTTTGGACGGCGGGTTGAGACCGGAGGCATACTCCTCGGTGAACGCGACGAGTCTTTGAAGCTAATGTGGGTCGATGAATTCAGCGCACCTCCTCGCGATAGCACTCTGACAGCAACAGAGTTCATCTGTGGTACTGAAGGGACGGCGAAATTGCATGAGCAACGCAACCGGGTGTCACGAGGCTCTGTTCGCTATGTCGGGATGTGGCATACGCATCCGGATTCTCTTCCTGTGCCCAGCGCGACCGATATCCAGGCAATGGCTTTGCTATCAGACGAGACCGGTGGCCTACTTGCCCATTCCCTGATGATCATCATTGGCACTCCGTATCAGCGCCTGGCGCTCGCAACCTACGCATTTTCCCAGGCTGAACTAAGGGAAGGGAGGTTCACCCGTTTATGCGCAGTTTCGCATCCTCCATCTGCGTTGCAAGCGGCAGGAAGCTAA
- a CDS encoding ComEC/Rec2 family competence protein has product MLKVLFWNVQHGSAAFVLTPNQRSIIVDLGNGTDSNGRTFSPIRLLRAKGLLDAVDLLILSHPHEDHLCDMSQLAGIPIRKLVAPSIPAELLRRGAPEGNTISEYSALVLSHSYRMPFGLNSNQEADYGGVSIRHFFPEVSGANLNDFSVVTLLEYEETKVLITGDNEEPSWASLLGDKEFKKAIKGTNIFVAPHHGRSSGFYRPLFEVIHPKLTIISDGPSQETSVTDQYCSVSSGMKVYAGTASAARKCVTTRRDGNILLKIERGFWGPNIRVEVEQLSDEPIPSRNQI; this is encoded by the coding sequence ATGTTGAAGGTTCTGTTCTGGAATGTACAGCATGGCAGCGCCGCGTTCGTATTGACCCCGAATCAGCGCTCAATCATAGTGGATCTTGGAAACGGGACGGATTCCAACGGGCGCACCTTTAGCCCAATCAGGCTCCTTCGGGCCAAGGGGCTTCTCGACGCGGTTGATCTGCTGATCCTGAGCCATCCCCACGAAGATCACCTGTGCGACATGTCCCAGCTCGCTGGAATTCCGATTCGCAAACTCGTGGCGCCTTCTATCCCTGCAGAACTGTTGCGAAGGGGAGCGCCGGAAGGCAACACCATCAGCGAGTATTCAGCACTCGTTTTGTCTCATAGCTATCGAATGCCGTTCGGTCTGAATTCGAATCAGGAAGCCGACTACGGAGGCGTTTCGATCCGGCACTTCTTTCCAGAGGTCAGCGGCGCGAATTTGAACGACTTCAGTGTGGTTACTTTGCTGGAGTATGAAGAAACAAAGGTATTGATAACGGGCGATAACGAGGAGCCATCGTGGGCATCGTTGTTGGGTGACAAAGAGTTCAAGAAAGCAATCAAGGGGACAAACATTTTCGTTGCACCGCATCATGGCAGATCGAGCGGTTTCTACCGGCCGCTCTTTGAAGTGATTCATCCGAAGCTCACCATCATTTCAGATGGACCCAGCCAAGAAACAAGCGTCACTGATCAATACTGCTCGGTCAGCTCGGGGATGAAGGTTTATGCGGGGACTGCATCAGCAGCGAGAAAGTGCGTCACAACGAGGCGCGATGGCAATATCCTTCTAAAAATTGAACGCGGTTTTTGGGGCCCGAACATTCGTGTTGAAGTAGAACAACTCTCGGATGAACCAATACCGAGCCGGAATCAAATCTAG